A region of the Melanotaenia boesemani isolate fMelBoe1 chromosome 6, fMelBoe1.pri, whole genome shotgun sequence genome:
AATATGAACCTTATAGCAGCACGGAGCTGTCACACCCCCTCTGTCTGAACACCGCAAACCTCAGCCGACACACGAACTTACGCATAAGCTGGACACAACAGCAACCAGGCAGGGAGGAACTTTTATCTCAGTTTCACCATATTCCACCTTATAGGCTACCGTGGTGCCTGAATGTGACTCGAAGACACTGAATAACAACGACGACCGGTAAGTTGCCTCTTTTTCCTTCCCTTCTTTAAGTTCGGAGCAAAGTATTATCCTCttcccccccccctccccctttaTTACAGTCAGTAAAATGGAAGTTGATCAAATTGATCAATGCCAGaaatcaattaattaatgtttGCTACCAACTTCTTCTGCGGAATTATATTTCTGGAAACAAGTAGCTACAAACTCTTAAATCATCAACACTGAATCAGTTTCATCACAGAAAGGTTTAATTCTAAATCAATATGATACAAGTGTAAGATTTAGTGGCCAGTTTTCCCTGCCGGCATGTTAATGCATCATGATGGACATATAATGACGCGCCAGAATGGTGCGCTGTCCAACCCGTCCTGAACATGACCTCATTTAACATACTTGCTCCAAGTAATATGTCTCTAATCCGTGTCATTCATTTATCAACATGTTGCCAGATCCTTAACTTAGTTATGCAGATTTCTAAAGCATATCCTCAGACCACCTGggattcagaaaaaaattaactgtcATTTTAGTCGTTTGACTGCTGTTTTTGGTGGTTAGCCCAGTGAAAGAATGCTGTAATTACACAGGCTCCACAAAGATGTCCCTCCAACTACTGTAAACACTAACCATTCTAAATCAAGCCTACCAGTTCACATATAAGAGTGGTCTCACCCTCTTTCTCTAAAAGGGATTTCTGGAAACCActtgatgcaaaaaaaaaaaaaaaaaaaaaaaaaaaaaaaaaagcaccatgCATCCTGCTAGACTGCAGGATCCAGGCTGAGGTGAATCCTCTTTAGCAAACATACAACAGAAGGGTGTGCCTGTGTCAAAGAATACTGGCACATACTGAGGTAGCATTACAACTTATTGTGTTTCTTTCCTCATATAACTGGGTCATACACTTTGGGAGCTTCTGGAATAATTAAACTTGAAAGTGGCAATAACACTGTTGCCATAACTTTGGTGCccacttttgtttcttttgctaaCAGAAGCAATGTCCATTACGTTTCATAACCCACTTTCAGTTGAGTCAGCTTGTGTCTGCATGgtagaaatgaaaatattcaAGTTATGATGTTCCTAAGGACTACCGTAAACACAAATCATGTCCCCAGTTTAACGCACAGATGCCAAGCTTCAAGAAAGAAAACTACTAAGTGTATATTAATGCATACTAAAACTATGTCATCATCATTTTGTAAGGCTGTTCTCAACAGACCAAAATAGAGGACCTTTAGCTGATGAGTTCCCCCCCCTTGTATTCAAAAGAGTTTCACAAATGTGGTGATGACAGACAGCTCAGAAGTATGTCAGTGTGAGGATGCCTTTGTTATAGTTTTCCATTTTCCACGCAGGAGCAACCTTTCATACATCTTAGAAGACTATACAGTGGTGGCTGTTAAGTCTACAAACTCCTGATTGTTGTTATAAGAGTGAAAATGGTTGGTTAAAAGTACCAGATCCTTCCAGAAATAGTATGCTTGGGTGAGAATAGCAAGGCTAAGTTAGCAGTTAGCAGAATGTTAGCTCCAGCTTGAAAGGCGCTGTCATTTTAGATAATATACAAAAAAGTAATACTGCATGAAAGACACCATTTGTCTGTCTAGTTGCTACTGTAGATGTTTGATGACAAACAAGCTAGCTGTTGTGAGAAATGAGTCACTTTAATAAGAGCTATTATTTTCCTATTAACCCATGAAGGATGCTCACAGCTGCATCTGCTCTGATGCAGCACTGCCACTATCCATTAAGTGTCTCAGCATGCATGTGAAGCTTCTTGAGGGAATACTAAGAAACCTTGATACGTTTCAGTAACCAAACATTGTGCCAGTGACAGTTGCTGTGGCTTTTTCTGAAATAGCGAGCGGGGTGTCTCAGGGGCGCATATAGATAGCAAGTGTGATTCCAGCTGCCACTGTGGCATCCCGGTCTTAATGATAGAGTGGTTGATTGAGTGGAGTGTTTCTTCTCAAACAGCTTTCGGCTGTGTATCAAGTTGCAAGACCATTGTCGCTCAGAGCTGCTTTTCCTGTTACATGAAATAAACAGCTGATGAGGATTACACAGCTGTCCTTCTCTTCTTAATTATGTATGCGAGCATGTCAGAGTTCCTCCCTTTGGACATTCTCAGTCTGATTGTTAggctgtttctgattaaactgtTCTCCATATGCAgtccatttctgtttttatttttctgctactGTATGTTGTGGACCTGTTTTTCTAGTTTTACATGCTTTTCCTGTCAATACTCTGCTGTTCCTGTcttgttttaaaagtgaaagAGATTAAAACAAGCGTGACTTTTGTTTAACAAAATTACGATCAGTAGTATTCTTCTTGAGTTTTTTCTTAATGACACTATATATACagctaattaaaaataaaatacacctACTGATAAAACTCATCtaaaatcagaaatactttggATTAAGAGCTGACAAGTTCAGTGACATAATTAATCCATCAAGACACACTTGTGGATGGAAACAGCATAATGGCTAGATAAGGCAAAAAATGTCAACGAAAAAGTTCTCCTTAGCATAGATGTGTGATTTGAGTGAATGTGTGTCAGTGTATCGGTGTGCAGTGTGAGGAAATGTAATATAGAGTGATTAGAGATCAAGCTTCCTGCAGCCGTTCTGAGAGGCTGAAATGTCAGTGATCAGGCTGCCGGCCACACAGTGAGGAGCAAAGACAACTGGAGCTGGTTATCAATCAAGCATTTAGAGGGAGGTATTAGAATCCAGCTGCATTCAGTTCTGCCAGCTACAGGGAAAGGCAGAGCTTTCCTCACACACCTTATACTAATCATATCCCCACATATTGTTATAAGGTTCTGATGTCCTGATAAAGCAGCCATAAAGCTTGCTTTTTGCATGGCTTTGCTCAATCTTGTGGCCTTGTGTTCAGTTTCTGCAAACACCCACTCTGAAGTTTCAAAGTAACCATTTTCAGCCatttgaaaatgtctgaaacacatgtttatttcaaacatttgaTTACATCTGGTGCAACTAATTAAAAGCAGTCCACTGCAATTAAAAGGTCTTCTGAAGTTAACCTCTTATTCATAAAGCCACGATTTTAGAAATCGTCACAATTTACCCTTAACCTTGTGCTGGAAATGGCCACATCTGAGTGCCAGTCTTAAAATGTGCAGAGTAAGCCAAAGTGACAAGCTGTTGAAGCTGGGCCTTCAGGAAATGATTCTCTGAAAGCCAAAGCCAACAAGCTGCTAGGGATGAGGGGAGTGGGAAGTtcacagaggaggagggagagggaaAATGGATCCGCTCCAACTCTCTTCAACATAGTCATAAGGATGCAAAAACGCTATGGACATGTGATTTTGTATGCTGTGTTTAAAATTTCTGTCATGTGCACACAGCAATTTCCTCCTTCCAAAGCTCCTGAAGATGCCTCTCATGAGGAGAGATCAATTATTTGATCCCCAGCTTTCACATACTCTGAGGATCATATGTCACAGATAATGTCTTGTTGATCGTGGCAAGAACCAGATACTCTTGCCACAGTACTGTATTAATACAGTTTCAGGGGTTTAGAACTTAAGTCCTGGGGATGTTGAGAAGAAACATCCTTTGAAGTTAAAAATATGCTGAGGTCTTTGTACACAGAGCATGCTCTTCACTGAGAACTTCTTTCAGGTAGCATATTCAAAGCAGATTATTAACCGCACAGAACAACATTGTTGCAGAGGAAGCTGAAAGGCTTCCTATCAGTTCAGCAGAGTGATGGGcaagtttaaatatttacctTTGTTTGGGTTTAATTTTCAATCAAAGattaatccaaataaaaaacaagaccaAATTAGTCTAACCTTCAAATTTCTGCAAATACTCCCATGTTTGGTGCCTGTTCTGTGAAGACATTTAGCAGCTTTATATTAATTCACTCACTGCAGCTTTTAcaagtttcttaaaaaaaaaacaaacaaaaaaaacacacacacaccttctaACTCTTACTTTTTATCAAACTTATTACTggtatttttaataaaaaatatacggTGAACAAGAGCCAGGGCTGGAGAACACGAGGGAAAACTTGTTGAGTTTGTATTTGGGATAATCATCAAACATTCTGTAATTCTGAGACTTGGTGTGATGGTGTTAAACAGATGGCTTGTTTAAGCTCTTTGACCTCCATTTTACTACAGCATAGGATACAGGAACCTGctgcattttctattttttttttttttgtggactCAAAAGACAAGAAGTCAGATGACTGACAGAAGACAGCCCTCTATGCAAATGATCAGTgactaaataaaactgtttgtttGGATGCCCTGCACTACACAACCTTCCTCTTTTCACAGCTGTTGTGTTTCTTCACTCAACTTTAGACCTCTTTGAGGTCCATTTCAGATGCTCCCTCTCTCTGTCGGATGCTTTATTTCAgggactacttttttttttttttttcttgaaatgcagtttttctttcatgttgcTCACACAGATTAACATCTGCTTCCTGCAGCCAATGCTTTGAATAGGTGACCTGATAAacttgtctatttttttttaacatatgtACTTCTTATTCTTGTATTCCCCCCCTAACAGTTCTAACTCAACTGTATTACACTTTTGTGTCACAGCCTGAGGTGGGCCGAGTGCAGTGATGTCCAGATCCACAAAATCTGCCTCCAGATCTCGGAGCCGCTCGAGGTCCCGATCAAGATCCCGTTCCACATCTCGCTCCAGGAGTCGTTCCAGGTCTCGGTCCAGGAAGCATCGTTACAGGTATGAAAAAATTCTCCTTACTATGAGATCTACTTGCTGTTTTGCGGTTGAATATAACCAAAAGAATTTTTCTTGATTGTTGAAGATGCCTACATGCTACTGTGTCTGAATGGTTAAACTATTTTGAAAATTCTTGAGAGgctttaaaacttaataaaaatgtttatattcacACAACTCTTTATCATTATGAATGATTCTATTgtcatgacaaaaataaatgtcaaGGAAGTGATCAGCCTGAACCCTGCAGAAAAATATGTACTTTTTTCTGAGAGAATTGTTTTGGGACGCAAATGAACTATTAATTATAGATTTATTTGTTGTCTACGAATCATCTGACTGGCCCCTTCAAGACCTTGTCTAATCCTTTCTTTTATGAGTTTGGCTCCAATGTAAATAGACTAAGCTGGTGCAGCATTATAATGGATTTGAGTCTTACTCAAACTCTGAAGTTGGCTCCAGTTACAGAGGAAATTACTGTTTGAAGGAGAGAGTTCAGATGCCGATAGGAGAATTTAGTCAACTCAGGCTATATTAAGTTGGAGCTCATTTCATTACATGGGGGCAGatctaaatatttataaagcCTTTAATCACTAAGGTATCATTTGTTCTTTGTTGCCTCAGTAAGAAAGCTGTGTGAAGGGTGATGTGTGTCCGTTTGGAAGAAATCATGAGGTTTCTTGATGCCTTTGCTGTTTCTGGCAGCATGACTGGTATAGCAGTAAAATGACATGGTAGCTTATTTCCTGGCAGTGTTGCACCCTATTGAAATTATCATAAAGACATATTTATAGGTTGTCAAAATTGGCAAGATAGAGTGAACAGTAAACCTCCATCATTCATCTCTAAATCTTTCACCTAAGTCATCTACAGATGTATATAACATTCAGCAAGACAAGACACTTAAGTTTGTGCTTTGCTTTTCAACTTTGTACATACACTCAAGCTGCAATGTATTTTACTAAAAGCTGAAGCAAGATAAAGATAATATGTGCCAAGTTTTAGTGAGAAAGACCAATAAATTGTCTAAACCATCTTTCAAAGCATCCTGTTAAAATAGTTGTGGAAGCCCTGTAAGTGGAAAACAGAGTCAAAGGATTcaagaggtgttttttttttctctcttctttgtATGGTCCATGTGACTCACTGCTCCACCAGAGCTGTCCACAGTATCAGTAGCTTTTGCTGCGAGTGTGCAGTGCTTCTCAGTGTGCTGCCGTCTCTCCGTCGCTCTGTATTCCAATGAAAAAACACACTAGGTGAGTGATGTGCCTTTTCAGCTTATTTATGCGGTTTTATAATGAGCTTGCATGTGATTTGGCACAACCTTGTTCTTTCAATTTAGAATTTTCTGCAAAATCTTGGCATGCATTTCTTGATGCAATtcaatttttggattttttggatgggaaacagTAAGgggttgcttttttttctagtttcataATTGCTGCAGAAGATCTTATTGTGTAATTAGCATGGGAACGGACCAACAAGTTTGCCGTCTGCTTAATGCTTGAAACAATCCTAATCTTAAACTGCACCAACAAAAAGTTGTGGACATGGTTTTGAAATGTTGtaccttaaagaaaaaaagagcatttttacttgctaaaaaaatgattttgtggAACAGTGAACACACTGTATCTAGTGATATAATCTCAGGACTATGTTGTAGGCTCAGGCTAGAGGACTGCATTGTCAGAAGTGCAGCAGAGCCACCGTGTGGAAAAATGTGACTCTGCATCCCGAGTTATCACCGTCCTGTGGAAGCTCTGCTTTTCTCCTTGCAGTACTCCTTTGTGGCCTTCCTCAACACGTTATACACAAACATATGTTTAGCCACTTTAAGATGATATATAGCCACCGGATATAACTGATAATCTATTTATGTCTTTTCCATATGGTGAAGAGGAACAACTTTAAGTGAGTTTCTGGTTGTAATTAGCCATGCCTCCCCTAAATGCTTGCTCAGCTACCTTGTTATTCAGCATGCTTCATGTTTAATGTCTAATCTCTAAGTTAATGTGGAGCAGTTTTACAAAGGTTCTATCACATAACACTCTGAAGTTTCCACTGTTGGGGCCAGAAACAAGAAAACTATTTATACTTGACCTGCAGAAAGGTGActcatttaaaggaaaaacaacagtGTTAGGCCATTACATGCTGCCAGAACAGCCTCTTTGCACCTTGGCAATGGTTCTACTATTCTCTGAAGCGCTACTAGAGGGGCTAAAAATTCTTCCAAAGGAAATTCCCACCACCTAAACCAGCTGAAAATAGCTGATTGATGCCTGTAACTCACACACTGCTCTCCATTCTTCTTTATTGTTACCCTGTCTGCTCCACTGTTGACTCGACTGATGTCAGCTTTGTTCTTTTAGCACTTTTTGCTGATAAAAATGGTTTGCAGACAGTGTAATGACAGCACCTGCTAAATCATGGAAATGTGACTTGAGAGCAACAACGAATCAGAGCATCACATTAACTGAGTGTAGGAATCACGGGTGGACAGAAAAATGACATGATGTGCGCATCCTTGCTGTGGTCATGGTTTGACCCGGAGAactgtaatgtaaataaaaatcttggctttgttttggtttttacacAATGTCACACTGATCAAGATATTTTTCCAATTAGGCAGCTAGTCCAGTAGATGTAGGTCCCCAGCTTACACCATTATAACAGTGGTCTCTGTACACCTCTCACCAAATGTAGgactgtatgtttttgttgttggtttttaaaGCCAGAATCAAAGATATTACCATGGAGCTCTTTCATCTGGGGCAGAAGAAAAATGTCAGTATATACCAGGTTTTATTTGCTAATCTTAAGACTTCCATAGGTGTGGAAATGGGATGAGTTCTTTATAGATAATACGAATACTAAACCGATTAGAATATCAAGATGCAATCTGACAACTGTTTATCATTTTAACCCCCATTTAAATAATACTTTCACTTATTTTATACTAGACTGAGCTGTCAGTGGCCTCAGTGGTAATGTTATCTGTGGCAGCACAATTGTTTAAAAAGGTGAAATGAGTTAATATTATTCGAATTTAGACTATCAGTCAAAAGCGATGTGCTAAACATGTTGCTAATGTTACTATGATGCAAGATATTTACTGCTGGTTATGTTTTGCACGGACATAGCATGTCAGATACTCAGTATTATGATCCTAAAAGAGACATGGATGATAATGCCTTAGAATAAACATGATTATcactaaaaatgtattaatactCAGTGGCATGTTGACCTAAATCATGTGAGAAAATTTTCCCACAGCATAACAGCCATTACTATAAGCACCAAAGATTTAAATCCATCTCACATGTGTATATCTTAGCTCTTTGTGGAATTTTACGGCATGCTGCCATTTCCCCGTTTTCTCTTTAGCTCTAGGTCTCGATCAAGATCTCACTCTCCATTTCATAACCGGGAGAAGAAATACCCGAGGGGATACCAGAATAACAGGGAGTTTCGGGGTTATCACCGCGGCTTCCGGAGGCCCTACAACTTCAGGGGCCGAGGACGGGGCCACTTCACACGTGGACGCTATCAGCGTGGGGGTGGCGGCTACAATCAAAACAACAACTATCGCCCCAACTGGAAGAATTACAAGCAACATCCTcagaagcagcagcatcaacagcaacagcagcagtttaACCACTCACGAGGAAGATCACACAACCTGCAAAAACGCTCAGGAAGCCCCCCGAAGGGTCACTCTCATCACTCTGACAGATCCTGTTCTCCTCTATCCAGACAATCTCAACATTCTTCCTCCTCATCACATTGCTCCTCCCCCAAAAACAGGCCAGCCTCGGTGCTGGCTAACCTAAACTCCAAGGATGTCAAAGAGGAGCAACTAGCCTTCAAGGAAGCCCAAAAGGGAGGAGGGGCAGATGAGGAGCCAGTGGAGCATGTTGAGTTATTGGCAGGAGAAGGTGCAGGCAGTGGGAAAACTGAGGGGAACTGGCACAGTCTGATAAACTGCAGCAGCCCAGAGAAAAACAGTCCTGTGGCCAGCTCTGCTGTTACTGTTAGTCAGAGCAGCCAAACTATTAGTCAACGTAGTCCTACTATAGTCACAAAAGACACCAGCAATGGTGCCCCCACATGGCCGATGGCATGTGGTTCAACCTCAACAAAAAAACCTTTACATGAAGGTCTAAATCCAATGCTTCCCAGCTTTGACTTCTTCTCCACTGAGGAATACCTGGGTGGAGATCAAACTCCAATCTCCATTGCCTTCAGGAAGTAAGGCCAATTTTACACTCATTTCATGAGTTGCTGCTTATTTATTCTGTTAAACCAAACTATGTTTTGATagtgtttataatttttttgtttttacattttcaattttaattattttaatgtgtgcTGTCATTTGTCAAGCGGCATGCCTTTTAGATTCAACTCTATCTCTTTTCATTGTTCAGGTTTTTGGaggagcaaaacaaaaaagctaaatCTTCTTGGGAAAATGGCAAAGGCACTGAGGCTGTTCATGTAAATATGGAAAAGGGGAACGTAAATGGCAAAGCATCAGCAGTCATTCCTGACTCACTATCAAGaaagcacaaagaaaacattgatGGTGAGGTGTCTctgaaaagctttttaaaagctTCCCCGTTTCTGTCTGCTGAgggggaggaagatgatgagaTGATCCATGAGTCTCCTTCAAAATCACTTCATAGAGACTGGTATAACTGTGACGAGACATATAAGCCAAAGAGCAAAGTCACTCATTCAGCTCAAAAACTCTTTGAAGAGTGCTTTGGCAAGTGGCAGAATGCAGCCTTCTCACAGTTTACGAATGGTGAACTTGACACCATGGCAGGGGAGACATATCCAAGTGGAAAGCAGGATAAAGCAGCATCCATTGCTGCTGCCCTCGCTAAGAGGGAGTTTGACAAGTTTGAAGAGCTGTCTCCAGACATGAGTTACAAAATAGGGAAGATGGCAAAATCTCCATCTGTCCCATCTTCTGCTCAACCACTAAGGCGGAACTCTGACAGAGAGATGTTTCTGATCAGAGGAGAAGACTCGCCTCTCGTTTCCTCAAGGAAACAGGAAGCAAAGTTTAATGTAAGAATGGGTTTCCCTGGAGATAGCCTGATGAGGTGAGCATCATTTCAtggctttaaatatttttgcttaGTGTTGTAACTACAACCCTGTTTCCAAAAAAGTTGCAATGCTGTGCaaactgtaagaaaaaaaaggcaataatTTCCAAATCATAATCAAGCTCTGTTTATTATAAAGAAAGCACAACAAATGCTTAATACGGTTTACTTCACCTTTTATACAAgctcattttaattttgatacaaacaaacatgagacaaaaacaaaaacttattttGAAACAG
Encoded here:
- the thrap3a gene encoding thyroid hormone receptor-associated protein 3 isoform X1, whose translation is MSRSTKSASRSRSRSRSRSRSRSTSRSRSRSRSRSRKHRYSSRSRSRSHSPFHNREKKYPRGYQNNREFRGYHRGFRRPYNFRGRGRGHFTRGRYQRGGGGYNQNNNYRPNWKNYKQHPQKQQHQQQQQQFNHSRGRSHNLQKRSGSPPKGHSHHSDRSCSPLSRQSQHSSSSSHCSSPKNRPASVLANLNSKDVKEEQLAFKEAQKGGGADEEPVEHVELLAGEGAGSGKTEGNWHSLINCSSPEKNSPVASSAVTVSQSSQTISQRSPTIVTKDTSNGAPTWPMACGSTSTKKPLHEGLNPMLPSFDFFSTEEYLGGDQTPISIAFRKFLEEQNKKAKSSWENGKGTEAVHVNMEKGNVNGKASAVIPDSLSRKHKENIDGEVSLKSFLKASPFLSAEGEEDDEMIHESPSKSLHRDWYNCDETYKPKSKVTHSAQKLFEECFGKWQNAAFSQFTNGELDTMAGETYPSGKQDKAASIAAALAKREFDKFEELSPDMSYKIGKMAKSPSVPSSAQPLRRNSDREMFLIRGEDSPLVSSRKQEAKFNVRMGFPGDSLMSSSDILAEERQLSQDLVQSSKKDQEFRSIFQHVQAVQSQRSPSELFAQHIVTIVHHIKAQHFQSSGMTLNERFTLYQRQAAEKEMMKPRKSPEIHRRIDVSPSAFKKHPQLFEAMKSSEDGTYKDGGEKVKGDPMDLRLDIERRKKCSTYERDYNQDQGRDMKDSLDPNRGRSEENISRCCKRSKKSDKKRSRSSSSSSSSSSKSQNDKSLTHDKSQSKDEVFNKAQLIQRESPGPAEGRWPRGGFQIRIRGRGWNQGSYQGNSSHSNPVNVAVDPKSEYWDPEFTPKSKKYYLHDDRDESSECKWMDNQGRGRGSLSRGRARFIIRKATGGVCVNSPKWALDKFQASREHSGKQGEEAEQDHKEAEIDREKT
- the thrap3a gene encoding thyroid hormone receptor-associated protein 3 isoform X2 is translated as MSRSTKSASRSRSRSRSRSRSRSTSRSRSRSRSRSRKHRYSSRSRSRSHSPFHNREKKYPRGYQNNREFRGYHRGFRRPYNFRGRGRGHFTRGRYQRGGGGYNQNNNYRPNWKNYKQHPQKQQHQQQQQQFNHSRGRSHNLQKRSGSPPKGHSHHSDRSCSPLSRQSQHSSSSSHCSSPKNRPASVLANLNSKDVKEEQLAFKEAQKGGGADEEPVEHVELLAGEGAGSGKTEGNWHSLINCSSPEKNSPVASSAVTVSQSSQTISQRSPTIVTKDTSNGAPTWPMACGSTSTKKPLHEGLNPMLPSFDFFSTEEYLGGDQTPISIAFRKFLEEQNKKAKSSWENGKGTEAVHVNMEKGNVNGKASAVIPDSLSRKHKENIDGEVSLKSFLKASPFLSAEGEEDDEMIHESPSKSLHRDWYNCDETYKPKSKVTHSAQKLFEECFGKWQNAAFSQFTNGELDTMAGETYPSGKQDKAASIAAALAKREFDKFEELSPDMSYKIGKMAKSPSVPSSAQPLRRNSDREMFLIRGEDSPLVSSRKQEAKFNVRMGFPGDSLMSSSDILAEERQLSQDLVQSSKKDQEFRSIFQHVQAVQSQRSPSELFAQHIVTIVHHIKAQHFQSSGMTLNERFTLYQRQAAEKEMMKPRKSPEIHRRIDVSPSAFKKHPQLFEAMKSSEDGTYKDGGEKVKGDPMDLRLDIERRKKCSTYERDYNQDQGRDMKDSLDPNRGRSEENISRCCKRSNSSSSSSSSKSQNDKSLTHDKSQSKDEVFNKAQLIQRESPGPAEGRWPRGGFQIRIRGRGWNQGSYQGNSSHSNPVNVAVDPKSEYWDPEFTPKSKKYYLHDDRDESSECKWMDNQGRGRGSLSRGRARFIIRKATGGVCVNSPKWALDKFQASREHSGKQGEEAEQDHKEAEIDREKT
- the thrap3a gene encoding thyroid hormone receptor-associated protein 3 isoform X3, producing MKKHTSSRSRSRSHSPFHNREKKYPRGYQNNREFRGYHRGFRRPYNFRGRGRGHFTRGRYQRGGGGYNQNNNYRPNWKNYKQHPQKQQHQQQQQQFNHSRGRSHNLQKRSGSPPKGHSHHSDRSCSPLSRQSQHSSSSSHCSSPKNRPASVLANLNSKDVKEEQLAFKEAQKGGGADEEPVEHVELLAGEGAGSGKTEGNWHSLINCSSPEKNSPVASSAVTVSQSSQTISQRSPTIVTKDTSNGAPTWPMACGSTSTKKPLHEGLNPMLPSFDFFSTEEYLGGDQTPISIAFRKFLEEQNKKAKSSWENGKGTEAVHVNMEKGNVNGKASAVIPDSLSRKHKENIDGEVSLKSFLKASPFLSAEGEEDDEMIHESPSKSLHRDWYNCDETYKPKSKVTHSAQKLFEECFGKWQNAAFSQFTNGELDTMAGETYPSGKQDKAASIAAALAKREFDKFEELSPDMSYKIGKMAKSPSVPSSAQPLRRNSDREMFLIRGEDSPLVSSRKQEAKFNVRMGFPGDSLMSSSDILAEERQLSQDLVQSSKKDQEFRSIFQHVQAVQSQRSPSELFAQHIVTIVHHIKAQHFQSSGMTLNERFTLYQRQAAEKEMMKPRKSPEIHRRIDVSPSAFKKHPQLFEAMKSSEDGTYKDGGEKVKGDPMDLRLDIERRKKCSTYERDYNQDQGRDMKDSLDPNRGRSEENISRCCKRSKKSDKKRSRSSSSSSSSSSKSQNDKSLTHDKSQSKDEVFNKAQLIQRESPGPAEGRWPRGGFQIRIRGRGWNQGSYQGNSSHSNPVNVAVDPKSEYWDPEFTPKSKKYYLHDDRDESSECKWMDNQGRGRGSLSRGRARFIIRKATGGVCVNSPKWALDKFQASREHSGKQGEEAEQDHKEAEIDREKT